Proteins from a genomic interval of Zingiber officinale cultivar Zhangliang chromosome 2A, Zo_v1.1, whole genome shotgun sequence:
- the LOC122040607 gene encoding uncharacterized protein LOC122040607: MDRLGTTLSVATLGILCRHVINVLIRMKVIEVPINYIMDRWRKDIKRGYQSIGNIYDDYGCGGERHRSNILTPLIQEVQQLGAKNNANCSVLVEILKDTKEKLIAIDLEHSRVEQLKEVSTSGAKVIHSPLKVRARGCPSTKRKQSKIEQIVKKSIAKARRSSLC, encoded by the exons ATGGACAGACTTGGCACTACTTTATCGGTCGCAACTTTG GGAATTTTATGTAGGCATGTGATCAATGTGTTGATAAGAATGAAGGTGATTGAGGTTCCTATAAATTATATTATGGACCGATGGCGCAAAGATATTAAGCGTGGGTATCAAAGTATCGGTAATATCTATGATGATTATGGTTGTGGTGGAGAAAGACATCGGTCTAATATTCTCACTCCATTGATACAAGAGGTTCAGCAACTTGGCGCAAAAAATAACGCAAATTGTTCTGTCTTGGTAGAAATTTTGAAAGACACAAAGGAAAAACTGATTGCTATTGATCTTGAGCATTCAAGGGTTGAACAATTGAAAGAAGTATCTACATCGGGTGCAAAAGTGATACACTCTCCATTAAAAGTAAGAGCTCGAGGTTGTCCATCCACAAAGAGGAAACAATCTAAGATTGAACAAATTGTGAAGAAATCAATTGCAAAGGCCCGAAGAAG CTCTCTGTGCTGA